The Erigeron canadensis isolate Cc75 chromosome 4, C_canadensis_v1, whole genome shotgun sequence genome window below encodes:
- the LOC122596895 gene encoding protein GRAVITROPIC IN THE LIGHT 1-like encodes MDTTNKPTSTTSRSKFSKTFHKVIPFKKSTKSLSNNNGFCLLLPHDNKFKNSDTGNESRRHFNKLVDNAELRNKAAMEAFVAKLFATISSLKAAYAELQVAQFPYNGDAVQCADQGVVDELKAISEMKRSFLKKQIDSSPPHVTLLLSEMQEQQSLMKMYEITMNKMEREIKTKDYEVFSLKKHLVELESTNKSLELKVNSSGCFSILDNVKLSDLTATNFVTVLHYTLRSLRNFVKLLVRDMVNAHWDIDAAVKAIEPNVVFSKQSYKCFAIESYVTREMFDGFNENDDNEDRFQWFNRFKKMKSISTMQVLKENPRSAFGKFTRAKYMRLVHPKMEASLYGNLSQRKTLNTWQFPDTAFFSAFTEMARRVWVLRCLAGGFEKEVSVFQVRKGCRFSEVYMESVTDDGGGEDLRVAFTVVPGFKIGDTVVQSQVYVLPGRR; translated from the coding sequence ATGGACACCACCAATAAACCAACATCTACAACATCTCGTAGCAAATTCTCAAAAACATTTCACAAAGTCATTCCtttcaaaaaatcaacaaaatcacTTTCCAACAACAATGGCTTTTGTTTGcttcttcctcatgacaacaaatTCAAAAATTCAGACACAGGAAATGAGTCTAGGAGACATTTTAACAAATTGGTCGACAATGCCGAGCTACGCAACAAAGCCGCCATGGAGGCTTTTGTTGCGAAGCTTTTTGCGACCATTTCGTCGCTAAAAGCCGCTTATGCTGAGTTACAAGTGGCTCAGTTTCCATACAATGGTGATGCGGTCCAGTGTGCGGATCAAGGGGTTGTTGATGAGCTCAAGGCAATTTCTGAGATGAAAAGGAGTTTTTTAAAGAAACAAATTGATTCTTCACCACCTCACGTGACTCTGCTACTCTCAGAAATGCAAGAGCAGCAGAGTCTCATGAAGATGTACGAAATCACAATGAATAAAATGGAAAGagaaattaaaacaaaagattacgaagttttttctttgaaaaaacaTCTGGTGGAACTTGAATCCACCAATAAATCACTTGAGTTAAAAGTTAACTCAAGTGGTTGTTTTTCAATATTAGATAACGTGAAGTTATCTGATCTGACAGCTACAAACTTTGTAACTGTTTTACACTACACTCTTAGATCTTTACGAAACTTCGTAAAGCTCTTGGTTCGAGATATGGTAAATGCCCATTGGGATATCGATGCGGCCGTTAAGGCCATCGAACCCAATGTTGTCTTTTCAAAACAGTCTTATAAATGTTTCGCAATCGAATCATATGTAACACGAGAAATGTTTGACGGATTTAACGAAAATGATGACAATGAGGACCGTTTTCAATGGTTTAACAGGTTTAAGAAAATGAAATCGATCTCGACAATGCAAGTACTAAAAGAGAATCCGAGATCGGCGTTCGGAAAGTTCACACGCGCCAAGTACATGCGACTGGTGCATCCGAAAATGGAAGCATCTTTATATGGCAATTTGAGTCAAAGGAAGACGTTAAACACATGGCAGTTTCCGGATACAGCGTTTTTTAGCGCGTTTACGGAGATGGCAAGGCGCGTGTGGGTTTTAAGGTGTTTGGCAGGAGGATTTGAGAAGGAAGTGAGTGTGTTTCAAGTACGGAAAGGTTGTAGGTTTTCGGAGGTGTATATGGAAAGTGTGAcggatgatggtggtggcgagGATTTGCGCGTGGCGTTTACGGTGGTTCCGGGGTTTAAGATTGGGGACACGGTGGTTCAAAGTCAAGTGTATGTGTTGCCAGGACGGCGGTGA
- the LOC122595604 gene encoding pectinesterase/pectinesterase inhibitor PPE8B-like, which yields MASASTTKLTLMMILVLLVSSLCLFSPTPIFAANTNSASVSNTGGGGGGVGTFTDLKVPGSEFVNSVTSTIQIVRDVISVVSKFSGGDFRVSNAIADCVDLLDFSADELTWTLSASQNPSGKTGKYNSTGNNGADMRTWLGGALGNQDTCMDGFEGTNSFVKTLVGTSIGQVTSLVRDILGMVNGPDTNDYQDNYVKRRKTRNVYFPGWVKEKDRKLLQVNGIVADAVVAADGSGNFTRIVDAVDQVPDHNTRRYVIYVKTGVYREYVEIGKKKTNIMMIGDGIDRTVITGNHNFVDGWTTYRSATFAVKGQGFIARDIRFENTAGPEKHQAVAFRSDSDLSVVFRCAITGYQDTLYAHSMRQFYRECLITGTVDFIFGDGAVVFQNCQILARKGLPNQKNTITAQGRKEPTQPSGFSIQFSNISVEPELLAQFNNSNSNTNNSSTNIPGTYLGRPWKQYSRTVVMQSYISALIRPQGWLEWNGDFALDTLYYAEYMNYGPGAALGDRVRWPGLHAINDSSQAKNFTVAQFLLGNSWLPSTGVKYTAGLMV from the exons ATGGCAAGTGCATCAACAACCAAACTAACTCTCATGATGATACTTGTACTACTAGTATCTAGTCTTTGCTTGTTTTCTCCAACTCCCATATTTGCTGCTAACACTAACAGTGCTAGTGTTAGTAatactggtggtggtggtggcggcgtcGGTACATTTACAGATTTGAAAGTTCCAGGGTCCGAATTTGTAAATTCCGTCACGTCTACAATTCAAATAGTCCGAGACGTGATCTCAGTTGTCTCCAAATTTAGTGGTGGTGATTTCCGAGTTTCTAATGCCATTGCTGAttgtgttgatcttttggacttCTCTGCTGATGAACTCACTTGGACTCTCTCTGCTTCTCAGAACCCTTCTG gcAAAACTGGTAAGTATAATAGCACCGGTAACAATGGGGCTGATATGAGAACATGGCTTGGAGGAGCACTTGGCAATCAAGACACCTGCATGGATGGATTTGAGGGTACTAACAGTTTTGTAAAGACTCTAGTTGGCACCAGTATTGGCCAGGTTACGTCGCTAGTTCGCGATATATTAGGGATGGTCAACGGACCGGATACAAATGATTATCAAGATAATTATGTAAAAAGGAGAAAGACAAGGAATGTGTATTTTCCTGGATGGGTCAAAGAAAAAGATCGGAAGCTACTTCAAGTTAATGGCATTGTAGCTGATGCGGTGGTGGCAGCGGATGGTAGTGGTAATTTTACACGGATCGTGGATGCGGTTGATCAAGTCCCGGATCACAATACCCGTCGTTACGTGATATATGTTAAGACGGGTGTGTATCGGGAGTATGTGGAGATCGGTAAGAAGAAAACGAATATTATGATGATTGGTGATGGCATAGACCGTACGGTTATTACTGGTAACCATAATTTCGTTGATGGATGGACTACTTATCGTTCCGCAACATTTg CTGTGAAGGGTCAAGGGTTCATAGCGCGGGATATAAGATTTGAGAACACGGCAGGTCCTGAGAAGCACCAAGCAGTTGCATTTCGATCAGATTCAGATCTTTCCGTTGTTTTTCGTTGTGCAATTACAGGGTACCAAGACACACTATATGCCCACTCGATGCGCCAGTTCTATAGAGAATGTTTAATCACAGGGACAGTTGATTTCATATTTGGAGATGGAGCAGTGGTGTTTCAAAATTGTCAAATCCTAGCCAGGAAAGGCCTGCCTAACCAAAAAAACACGATTACTGCGCAGGGCCGGAAAGAACCAACTCAGCCTTCAGGATTTTCTATCCAGTTTTCCAACATATCTGTAGAGCCTGAATTGTTAGCTCAGTTCAATAATAGTAATAGCAATACTAATAATAGTAGTACTAATATACCCGGTACATACCTTGGACGTCCGTGGAAGCAATATTCACGAACCGTTGTCATGCAATCTTACATCAGTGCTCTCATTCGGCCACAAGGCTGGCTCGAATGGAACGGTGACTTTGCACTCGATACTCTATACTATGCCGAGTACATGAACTATGGTCCTGGAGCCGCGTTAGGAGATCGCGTCAGGTGGCCGGGTCTTCATGCAATTAATGACTCTAGTCAAGCCAAGAACTTCACGGTTGCACAATTCTTGTTAGGCAACTCTTGGTTACCATCTACTGGAGTCAAATATACAGCTGGATTGATGGTTTAG